TGTTTGTTGTTATTTTTCACTCTCTCAGCAACAAAGGTGCAGGCGGAGAGTTTACGTTTTGCCACACATACCACACCGCCTTTAAGCAACTATATTTCAGACCTCCTCACACAAGCCTTGGCAGAAAAGAAAATCACCACAGAGGTGAGCCCTTTACCGGGGAAACGGGTTATTCACCTGGTTAATTCCGGTCAATTTGATGGAGATGCCTCGCGCATTTTTGATTTTAAAAACATCTCAAATGACCCCGTAGAGAATTACATTCGTGTTGATGAAGGTATCTATAAAGTTCAGGTTATTCTACTAACTCATAAAGACAGCCCAATAAAACAAGCGAGCTGGGCAAAAGCAAACCTTGGCCCTGTTACTTATATCAGAGGGTCCAAAAACATTCGCAAACATATCAACGAAAACAATCGTGTCCCTGCCACAAATGTCAGACAGGCCCTGACGTTAGTGGCTCATAAACGCGCAGACTCAGCCATTCTTTTTAAGGCGGCGACCCTTGATACCTTAAAAAAACATCCAGAGCTTTCTAAAGATTTAAAAATTCACCCCCCCAATATTGATGAATATTGGCTTTATCCATTCCTGCACAAAGATAAAAGCTCCTACATTAAAGTTGTGGCAGAACAACTCAAAAAGAAAAAGAATGATGGCACCAGCCAAACATTGCTTAAAAAGCATGGACTAATTCAATAAGGCTTCACTCAGCGCACTTTAAAGGATGACCTAAGTTATGATTATTCCCCTTCCCAATCTTCTGTCTGATAATCAGGTCAAAACCATTATGGGGCTGGTGGGCTCGGCTCAATTTGAAGATGGTAAAAACACTGCGGGATGGCACGCGCGTGAAGTCAAAAACAATGAACAGATGACACAAAGTGAGCCGTTAAAAGAAATAAACCAAATTCTATCGCGCGCCCTTCAACTAAACGAATTATTCAACTTTGCCACCCACCCGCATATCATTCGCCCCTTTTTGGTCAGCCGATGTAAAGATCAGGGCAGTTATGGCACTCATATTGATAATGCCTTGATGTTTCATGAACGCACCAGTCGCACGGATATTTCCATGACTGTCTTTCTTTCACCACCCAACAGTTATGAAGGCGGCGATTTGGTGATTGAAGAACCCGCAGCAGAGCGACGTTTTCGCATGGCTGCTGGCAGTGCCATTGTGTATCCGTCCACCACGCTACATCGTGTAGAGCCTGTTACAAAAGGTGAGCGCATTGTGGCTTGTACATGGGTACAAAGCCGCATCAGGTCAGCTGAACAACGCGAAATCCTTTTTGATATGGATACGGCACGGCGTTCTCTTTTCCAAAAAGACGGAAAATCGCGTGAATTTGATTTAATGACCAAAGCCCATGCCAATTTAATGCGCCGCTGGAGCGATGTTTAGAGCATATATTTAATGGAAGTCGCCATCACTGGCCGCATCTAAAAGCAGCTCTTTAAATGATGTTAGGAAATGGCGATCAAGGTGACCATCAGCCATATTTTCCATAATCTCCATAGCCTGAACGGGAGACATCGGGTCTTTATAACAGCGTCGGTCTGTCAAAGCGCTAAAGATATCAATGATGGTTGCCATACGGGCAAGCTCATTAAGCTCTTTACCTTTAAGACCGTGGGGATAGCCTGTGCCATCCAGTTTTTCATGGTGCTGAGCGGCAATGACTTTTACACCGCGCGGCAGCTCTTCGGTATATTCTAAAAAATCAATTGTTTCTGTGACGTGAGAGCGCATGACAATCAATTCATTATCATTAAGCTTGCCCGCTTTATTCAACACCTGATGAGGGATCATCATTTTGCCCACATCATGAAGCACACCGCCACTGGCAAGGATTTTGGCATCATCATCCTTGATCCCTAAATGATCGCCAAACAGGGTTAAAAAAGTCGCAACCCGCAAGGAATGAACATAGGAATAGTTATCATGACCGCGCACCCCTTTAAGCAACTCTTTATAACAGCCGCCCTGCACAGCCTCCACCAGCGGATCACAACTGTCTTGGATTTCATTATAAGGCAGTGGTTTTCCCTCAGCGATGAGGTCTGCAACCGAGTTAAAGGATTGTAATGTATTTTCAAGGGCTGCTTTTTGCACAGGCTCCATCAATTCCCATTGGGCTTCAATATGGGCATTTACCTGATCTGAAATGGCCGTAATGAGGGAGCTGAAGCGATAGGGCTTCATCAAGGTTCTCACCAAAGGTAAGGTCTTGGCAGCCTCCACCTGATCAAGGGCGCCTTTGCGCGCGGTAAAGACAATTGGGATCAGGCTGAGGGCTTGTGTTTGGCGCAAGCCCTGTATTAAGCGCAAACCGCCAATGGGATCGATTTTATCATCAATAATGATCGCTGTTGGATGATATTGCGCCAAAGCCTCACTCAGCTGGCCCACATCATTAAATGAATGCACCACGTAAAAAGAGATCAGCGCCTGACACACTTCTTGCAAGTGTTTGTCATTGCTTGAAACGACGAAAATATCCGTTTTGTTTGTCTTTGAAACAGCAGATTCGTCTTCTGTGGAGGCGCCATTGTCCAATTGATTGCTCTGATTTTATGAACCGAGAGTGCTTATTAGACTAATTATATACGTTTTTCCCCACTCATTTGAATGAGAAAAAGCGTAAATGACTCATTTTTTCCTACATTACGATAATTAGATGTAATGACCTGAGCTTAGTTGAAGTATTTGGGCAGTTTTCGCCTATATGGCGAGCGGGTCTAGATTTTTATATAGCTCCAGTGCTTCAGGATTCGCCAAAGCTGTCTTATTTTTCACCTCACGCCCATGCACAATATCGCGCACAGCCAGCTCAGTAATTTTGCCTGATTTGGTTCTGGGGATATCTGCCACCGCAATCACTTTTGCAGGCACGTGGCGTGGTGTGCAGCCTGACCTGATCTTGGATTTAATGGTTGAGATCAACTCATCAGTAAGTTCAAAGGTGCCTTTCATGACGACAAACAACACCACACGCACGTCATCTTCCCAATCCTGACCGATCACGATGCTTTCTTGAATTTGCGGCAAGGCTTCAACTTGGCGATAAATCTCAGCTGTTCCAATGCGTACCCCACCGGGGTTAAGCGTGGCATCAGAGCGCCCATAGATCACCATACCCCCTGTTTTTTCATCAATAGCGACGAAATCACCATGACACCAGATGTTGTCGTATTTTTCAAAATAAGCCGATTTATAGCGCGCATTGTCAGGGTCATTCCAGAATTTCACCGGCATGGATGGAAAAGCTTTCGTGCAGACAAGCTCGCCTTTATCCCCGCGAATGGGTTGGCCGTCATCATCAAAGGTCTCAACTGCCATCCCAAGGGCGCGACATTGAATTTCACCGCGATAAACAGGTGCTATAGGATTGCCTAGAACAAAACAGCCCAAAATATCTGTCCCACCGGAAATAGAGGCCAAATGGATATCTTTCTTAATGCCCTCATAAGCATAATCAAAACTTTCCGCAACCAGCGGGGAGCCTGTTGAGGTCATGGATTGAACGCTTGAAAGATCATGGGTATTAAGGGGCTTAAGGTCCGCCTTATTCAAGGCATCAATATATTTGGCAGATGTGCCAAACATGGTCATTTTTTCAGCATCGGCAAAATCAAACAGAATGTTTCCGCTTGGATAAAAAGGTGACCCATCATAAAGCAATAAGGTTGAGCCCGCCGCCAAGCCTGCGACCAGCCAGTTCCACATCATCCAGCCACAGGTGGTGAAATAAAACACCCGCGAAGTTGGGCCATTATCACAATGAAGGATATGTTCGCTCACCTGCTTTAACAAGGTGCCGCCCGTACCATGGACAATACATTTTGGTTTACCCGTCGTGCCTGATGAAAACATGATATAGAGCGGATGATTAAATTCCACATATTCATACTCAATCGCACCGGACTCAAAGCCTGCGACAAAATCATCCAGCAATACCGCTTTATCAACGCTTGAAAGATCAGGGTTTTCCCGCGTGTAAGGTACAATCACGCAAGTTTCCAACGTGGGAAGTTCTTTAACAATTTCTTCCAGCTTGCCCAAACAGTCATGGGCTTTGCCATTATAATGATAGCCTTCAACCCCCACCAGAACAGTCGGTTCAATCTGACCAAAACGATCCAGTACACCATTCACCCCAAAATCCGGTGAGGTTGAGGACCAGACCGCGCCCAATGAGGTGACCGCCAACATGGCAATAATGGTTTCGGGCATATTGGGCATGAAGGCACAGACACGATCCCCTTTACTAACGCCTTGTGCACGCAAAGCTTGGGCGAAAACAGAGACTTTATCGTTGAGCTCTTTCCATGAAACGGCCCGTTTGACTTTATCTTCCCCCCAAAAAATAAGGGCTTGAGACTCATCCTTTTTCTTGAGCAGATTTTCAGCGAAACTGATTTTCGCATCGGGGAAAAACTGCGCGCCGGGCATTTTATCGCCATCAACCAAAATGCGCTTGCCCCAGTCTTGCGCCTTCAGACCTGCAAAATCCTTTAAAGAGACCCAGAATTTTTCACGCTCATGAACTGAAAAGTCATGAAGGGCATCATAATCTTTAATATCCAAAGAATATTGCCCATTCACATGTTTCATAAAGGCACGCAGATTTGAGGCTTCAATACGTTCAGGGCTTGGGGTCCACAGGCACTCGTTCATGGCTATTGTCTCTTTTACTTGCTTCATTTCATTTGGAGGCGACCTTAGCAGAAAAAAGTTCCTCAGAATTTTAAGAACTGTAAAATATCATAATTAGTTTCAAACGAAACATACTTTTCACATCTTGCCTTTTAGCCATTTCAGCTTTATGACCAACTGAGGAAGGAAATGAATTTATGCAAGATGCCTTTTGGGTTTTTGGATATGGGTCTTTAATGTGGCGACCGGGCTTTTCATATGAAGAAGCTCAGCCTGCCACATTGCGTGGATTCTCTCGATCTTTTTGCATCTATTCCCATTATTATCGCGGCACACCCAAAAAGCCCGGCCTTGTGCTTGGGCTTGACCCTCATGAGGATGCCGAATGTCGCGGGGTGGCCTTTCGCATTGCTGATGAAGATAAAGAAGCGGTCATTGCTTATCTGACAGAACGTGAGCTTTGCGGTTATGCCTATCGTGCAGAAACCTTGCCGCTTTCTCTAGATTGCTCAACAGAAGTTCAGGCCTATACCTTTGTGGCTGATCAATCCCATGCGCTTTATGCCGGGGACCTTGGTCTTGATAAGGCCGCCAGCCTGATTATGGAAGCTGAAGGTAACACAGGGCTTAATCGTGATTATCTGATTAATAGCGTACGCCAACTTGAAGCCCATGGCTATCAAGACCAACAGCTTCACGAGCTTTTAAAGAAAGTCGAATATCTCACCGGTATTATTGAGGCGGGCGCAGGCATTTAACGCCGGACTTTCTTCCACCAATGCCAGAGATGATCAGCGATGAAAATTATACCGAAATACTGGATTGATAAGGCCACGCACAGGGCCATCAGCCAAAAACGCTTGGAAACATACGCCTCACCATAATCTTCCGCTTCTAATTCCTCATTGGTGTCAGCAAGCAAAAAACGCGCATCTTCAGCAAAGCTGGCAGGCACCTCAATATGGCAATAGCTTGCACCTTGCAGATATACCCATTTACAGCGCGCTGCATGTTCTTCCACAAACCATGCTGGCACCTCGTAAAATTCAAGCTTAGAGCGCGCCACCAAAGCCTCTTCAACTGAAGTATATTTTGCCACACAAACCACAGACATAGGATTCTCCTCTTCTCAAAGAAGTCTATGAAAGGATTTGGCGCAAAAATACAAAAAGCCCCCATACATCACATGAGGGCTTCTTGTTTTCTTTATGAGTGAGCAATCAATAGAAAGCGTCGATCACACGATCTGGTGGCGTATGACCATCAATGAATGTCTTCATATTGATGATGACTTTTTCACCCATATCAAGGCGACCTTCAATGGTTGCTGAACCCATATGCGGCAAAAGAACAACATTCTTCATCTTGCGCAGTTTTGGGTTAATGGCAGGTTCGTTTTCAAACACGTCCAAACCAGCGCCTGCGAGATCACCTTTTTCCAACATGCGGATCAAGGCGGGCTCATCCACAATCTCACCACGTGCCGTGTTGATCACATAGGCATGTGGCTGAATGAGTTTCAGGCGACGCGCTGAAAGCAGGTGATAGGTTGCTGGTGTGTGTGGACAGTTGATAGAAACAACATCCATGCGCGCCAACATCTGATCAAGGCTTTCCCAGTAAGTGGCTTGCAACTCACCTTCAATATCCGGGTGAACGCGGTGTTGGTTGTGATAATGGATAGACATGCCAAAGGCTTGTGCACGACGGGCAACAGCCTGACCGATGCGGCCCATACCGACAATACCAAGGCGCTTGCCATTAATGCGGTGACCCAACATGGAAGTTGGAGACCAACCTTCCCATTCATCACCATCAATGAGCTGCACACCTTCAACGATGCGACGTGGCACAGCCATAATCAGTGCCATTGTCATATCGGCTGTATCTTCGGTCAAAACACCTGGCGTGTTTGTCACTGTGATACCGCGTTGGCGGGCAGATTTAAGATCAATATGATCCACACCTGTACCAAAGTTAGCAATCAGACGAAGATTCGGACCAGCTTGCGCCAAGATACCGGCATCGATTCGATCCGTCAGTGTAGGAACGAGAATATCAGCTTCTTTGACCGCGTCGACCAATTCGGCTTTGCTCATTGGGGTGTCGTCTACGTTGAGACGGGCATCGAACAGCTCCATCATGCGGGTTTCGACCGCATCAGGTAGTTTGCGTGTAACGATGACAACTGGCTTTTTCTGGACCATGGTATTCCTTCCCCCGTGGGACTTTTTTGTAATTACCCCTGTTTTTTAGGGGTGACAGGAAAATTTTTCAAGCCTGTTTATAATATCTCAACTATTTCATTGGTACAGTGGAGTTATCAGTTTTTCACTTTTTTTTTACAAACCGAAGATTTTGCCATGACCAGTAAGCGATTAATCTCCTCAATTTTACTGATTTCCCTGATTGTTTTGGGTATCTCTTCTGCCGTTGCACAAGCCAGAAGCGGCTCCGGCCTGCCTTTACCGCGTTTTGTCACACTTCGCTCTGGTGAAGTGAATTTACGCGCAGGCCCTGGTGTGCGCTATCCGGTGGAATGGGTATATAAAAAACGCCACCTCCCTGTTGAAGTGGTGGCCGAATATGATACATGGCGCAAAATTCGCGATTGGCAAGGCACACAAGGGTGGGTTCACCAAGGTATGCTTTCTGGTAAACGCAGTATCATCATTATGGGCAACCTGCGCACCCTTCGCGCACAGCCTAAAACAAATGCCAACCCCTCAGCCCGCTTAGAAGAAGGCGTCATTGCCAAACTTCTAGAATGCCCAACGGGAATGACATGGTGCAAAATTGATGCAGAAGGCTATCAAGGCTGG
The DNA window shown above is from Candidatus Terasakiella magnetica and carries:
- a CDS encoding substrate-binding periplasmic protein — its product is MAFIKQLNRIFYAHLSLLCLLLFFTLSATKVQAESLRFATHTTPPLSNYISDLLTQALAEKKITTEVSPLPGKRVIHLVNSGQFDGDASRIFDFKNISNDPVENYIRVDEGIYKVQVILLTHKDSPIKQASWAKANLGPVTYIRGSKNIRKHINENNRVPATNVRQALTLVAHKRADSAILFKAATLDTLKKHPELSKDLKIHPPNIDEYWLYPFLHKDKSSYIKVVAEQLKKKKNDGTSQTLLKKHGLIQ
- a CDS encoding Fe2+-dependent dioxygenase — its product is MIIPLPNLLSDNQVKTIMGLVGSAQFEDGKNTAGWHAREVKNNEQMTQSEPLKEINQILSRALQLNELFNFATHPHIIRPFLVSRCKDQGSYGTHIDNALMFHERTSRTDISMTVFLSPPNSYEGGDLVIEEPAAERRFRMAAGSAIVYPSTTLHRVEPVTKGERIVACTWVQSRIRSAEQREILFDMDTARRSLFQKDGKSREFDLMTKAHANLMRRWSDV
- a CDS encoding HD-GYP domain-containing protein, giving the protein MDNGASTEDESAVSKTNKTDIFVVSSNDKHLQEVCQALISFYVVHSFNDVGQLSEALAQYHPTAIIIDDKIDPIGGLRLIQGLRQTQALSLIPIVFTARKGALDQVEAAKTLPLVRTLMKPYRFSSLITAISDQVNAHIEAQWELMEPVQKAALENTLQSFNSVADLIAEGKPLPYNEIQDSCDPLVEAVQGGCYKELLKGVRGHDNYSYVHSLRVATFLTLFGDHLGIKDDDAKILASGGVLHDVGKMMIPHQVLNKAGKLNDNELIVMRSHVTETIDFLEYTEELPRGVKVIAAQHHEKLDGTGYPHGLKGKELNELARMATIIDIFSALTDRRCYKDPMSPVQAMEIMENMADGHLDRHFLTSFKELLLDAASDGDFH
- a CDS encoding acetoacetate--CoA ligase; this translates as MNECLWTPSPERIEASNLRAFMKHVNGQYSLDIKDYDALHDFSVHEREKFWVSLKDFAGLKAQDWGKRILVDGDKMPGAQFFPDAKISFAENLLKKKDESQALIFWGEDKVKRAVSWKELNDKVSVFAQALRAQGVSKGDRVCAFMPNMPETIIAMLAVTSLGAVWSSTSPDFGVNGVLDRFGQIEPTVLVGVEGYHYNGKAHDCLGKLEEIVKELPTLETCVIVPYTRENPDLSSVDKAVLLDDFVAGFESGAIEYEYVEFNHPLYIMFSSGTTGKPKCIVHGTGGTLLKQVSEHILHCDNGPTSRVFYFTTCGWMMWNWLVAGLAAGSTLLLYDGSPFYPSGNILFDFADAEKMTMFGTSAKYIDALNKADLKPLNTHDLSSVQSMTSTGSPLVAESFDYAYEGIKKDIHLASISGGTDILGCFVLGNPIAPVYRGEIQCRALGMAVETFDDDGQPIRGDKGELVCTKAFPSMPVKFWNDPDNARYKSAYFEKYDNIWCHGDFVAIDEKTGGMVIYGRSDATLNPGGVRIGTAEIYRQVEALPQIQESIVIGQDWEDDVRVVLFVVMKGTFELTDELISTIKSKIRSGCTPRHVPAKVIAVADIPRTKSGKITELAVRDIVHGREVKNKTALANPEALELYKNLDPLAI
- a CDS encoding gamma-glutamylcyclotransferase — protein: MQDAFWVFGYGSLMWRPGFSYEEAQPATLRGFSRSFCIYSHYYRGTPKKPGLVLGLDPHEDAECRGVAFRIADEDKEAVIAYLTERELCGYAYRAETLPLSLDCSTEVQAYTFVADQSHALYAGDLGLDKAASLIMEAEGNTGLNRDYLINSVRQLEAHGYQDQQLHELLKKVEYLTGIIEAGAGI
- a CDS encoding 2-hydroxyacid dehydrogenase — its product is MVQKKPVVIVTRKLPDAVETRMMELFDARLNVDDTPMSKAELVDAVKEADILVPTLTDRIDAGILAQAGPNLRLIANFGTGVDHIDLKSARQRGITVTNTPGVLTEDTADMTMALIMAVPRRIVEGVQLIDGDEWEGWSPTSMLGHRINGKRLGIVGMGRIGQAVARRAQAFGMSIHYHNQHRVHPDIEGELQATYWESLDQMLARMDVVSINCPHTPATYHLLSARRLKLIQPHAYVINTARGEIVDEPALIRMLEKGDLAGAGLDVFENEPAINPKLRKMKNVVLLPHMGSATIEGRLDMGEKVIINMKTFIDGHTPPDRVIDAFY
- a CDS encoding SH3 domain-containing protein, with protein sequence MTSKRLISSILLISLIVLGISSAVAQARSGSGLPLPRFVTLRSGEVNLRAGPGVRYPVEWVYKKRHLPVEVVAEYDTWRKIRDWQGTQGWVHQGMLSGKRSIIIMGNLRTLRAQPKTNANPSARLEEGVIAKLLECPTGMTWCKIDAEGYQGWLRKAEFWGVYSGENLE